From a region of the Streptomyces tirandamycinicus genome:
- a CDS encoding DUF255 domain-containing protein: MNRSAGTTSPYPLQHADNPVAWCRGDSRRSKRRSGAMSPVLLSVGYSACHWCQ, translated from the coding sequence TTGAACCGGTCGGCGGGTACGACCTCGCCATATCCGCTTCAGCACGCGGACAATCCGGTCGCCTGGTGCCGTGGGGACTCGAGGCGTTCCAAGAGGCGAAGCGGCGCGATGTCCCCCGTTCTGCTCTCGGTCGGATACTCTGCGTGCCATTGGTGCCAGTAG
- a CDS encoding FG-GAP-like repeat-containing protein, whose protein sequence is MYLFRRPRLSALAAALLAAPVVLSAAPATALTGVDAPAQLNYVAKISVGEQAACTGTLIDRQWVLTAATCFAADGKLPAGKPAISTTVTVGRADLTQTGGSVLSAIRLVPHADRDLVLVKLAAKITDPGITPVRLATTPASAGEELMKAGFGRTKTEWMPDKLHTGTFTVASTTATTVDLNGSDTATVCKGDAGGPALRTVNGTTELVAINSRSWQGGCFGSDPAETRTGAIDTRVDGISDWVDHATSRNPDDLTGDGKADLAAVKSDGILWVYPGTGKPGMNALGTRFQAGTSWTSQDAITTGDLNNDGIGDLLSRQASDGTLWVYPGTGKPGMDAFPSRYQVGRSWQTQDVTRTGDFNSDGITDVLTRQASDGTLWVYPGTGKPGMDAFPTRYQVGTYWKSQNVITTGDLNNDGRTDVLSRQASDGTLWVYPGTGKPGMETFGTRYQVGRSWQTQDVTRTGDFNSDGITDVLTRQASDGTLWVYPGTGKPGMDAFPTRYQVGTSWGPYRII, encoded by the coding sequence ATGTACCTCTTCAGACGCCCCCGTCTCTCCGCGCTGGCCGCTGCCCTGCTCGCGGCCCCCGTCGTGCTGAGCGCTGCCCCCGCCACCGCACTCACCGGAGTCGACGCCCCGGCACAGCTGAACTACGTCGCGAAAATCAGCGTCGGTGAACAGGCCGCCTGTACCGGCACCCTCATCGACCGGCAGTGGGTCCTGACCGCGGCCACCTGCTTCGCCGCGGACGGCAAACTCCCCGCAGGCAAACCCGCCATCAGCACCACTGTCACTGTCGGCCGTGCCGACCTGACCCAGACCGGCGGCAGCGTCCTGTCGGCCATCCGGCTCGTCCCCCATGCCGACCGGGACCTGGTGCTCGTCAAACTCGCCGCCAAGATAACCGATCCGGGCATCACGCCCGTCCGGTTGGCGACCACGCCCGCCAGTGCGGGTGAGGAGCTGATGAAGGCCGGATTCGGACGCACCAAGACCGAATGGATGCCCGACAAACTCCACACCGGCACGTTCACCGTCGCCTCAACCACGGCCACGACAGTGGACCTCAACGGCTCCGACACCGCGACCGTCTGCAAGGGCGACGCCGGCGGTCCCGCCCTGCGCACCGTCAACGGCACCACGGAACTCGTCGCCATCAACTCCCGTTCCTGGCAGGGTGGATGTTTCGGAAGCGACCCCGCCGAAACCCGTACCGGTGCCATCGACACCCGTGTTGATGGCATCAGCGACTGGGTCGATCACGCCACCTCGCGCAATCCGGACGACCTCACCGGTGACGGCAAGGCCGACCTCGCGGCCGTCAAGAGCGACGGCATTCTATGGGTCTACCCCGGCACCGGAAAGCCCGGCATGAACGCCCTGGGCACCCGCTTCCAGGCCGGCACCAGCTGGACGAGTCAGGACGCCATCACCACCGGCGACCTCAACAACGACGGCATCGGCGACCTCCTGTCCCGTCAGGCGTCCGACGGCACGCTGTGGGTCTACCCCGGCACCGGAAAGCCCGGCATGGACGCCTTCCCCAGCCGCTACCAGGTCGGCAGAAGCTGGCAGACCCAGGACGTCACTCGCACCGGGGACTTCAACAGTGACGGGATCACCGATGTGCTGACCCGTCAGGCGTCCGACGGCACGCTGTGGGTCTACCCCGGCACCGGAAAGCCCGGCATGGACGCCTTCCCCACCCGGTACCAGGTCGGCACCTACTGGAAGAGCCAGAACGTCATCACCACCGGCGACCTCAACAACGACGGGCGCACCGACGTGTTGTCCCGTCAGGCGTCCGACGGCACGCTGTGGGTCTACCCCGGCACCGGAAAGCCCGGCATGGAGACCTTCGGCACCCGGTACCAGGTCGGCAGAAGCTGGCAGACGCAGGACGTCACTCGCACCGGGGACTTCAACAGCGACGGGATCACCGATGTGCTGACCCGTCAGGCGTCCGACGGCACGCTGTGGGTCTACCCCGGCACCGGAAAGCCCGGCATGGACGCCTTCCCCACCCGGTACCAGGTCGGCACCAGCTGGGGGCCCTACCGCATCATCTGA
- a CDS encoding ALF repeat-containing protein: MQTTFWSRRRVLGALAATTAVASTPSVLLAPVAAAVEGTAPDPVPLPDTERAKVVKAWISGGRGVKSAAAHALFGSDSEIQTFLAETLPNQTVQDNRVALVSSLDRAGKGLRREAVAALDNGDAAIADFLRGGFKPAILEDLQVATTIVSGTGDRAVRRAATAALTAGTEQSLIAFLTDTQYDARLEDTRVQVATMLTQAGPEVQKYADRALSGSASDVEWFVETGQHIARARDQESATIEELVAVVQREGKRAERETNLAVEASARAQTAADKAKEAAEKAAAEAAAAQQDVQKSGAAARKAAGAAKGAADAARNAINASNAAVSASRRASWAATGAAQAAANAGSAAARAFHAAIGASKDAGKAEAAKNAAVAARNAAAKARTAAKAADQAAVAGTKAAAAGSAAASAARNAAAAANAAAQAGAAAGAAQSEAAEAKRQAAIASSAANRATSAASAAHTLATTAAAAARTARDAANAAADHADKAAAAAEEAVKYAGQAVDYANRSTAHAAAAMLAANTATKAVSDALLVEQNARKAEAETLEQDKLQAIDEVRLLAEIETKEMTAYQNKIAQAQQTDQATKDLITKAEQALAANDMGLAAVQGRKAAVALLNSRGAWTRQAAQFALSGTDDDLYAWIDLDRHLAQVQDDRETTLHVATIAGPKIAKAAQAALESPDSKAVGDFLTGGMKRASDEDNRVAIIRILDSNPDGKAVTEAANKALDLNTTESLQNFFDHDYPEAIREDDAVRTVTLMKTGGAFTKAYAEVAMEGPTWMRRNFVSLVQYRTAQLDHDTATHVAAIRGAIAAAAKVAEKAQENAALASKAAADARSAAAEAREWAAKALDSAAKAEDYAAEARRNADAADKSAAAAKASADKASAAASTARSAARSANYSANKAMDSARSALKSSYSAQASAASARASSIAAGKDAATAAAAATEARRIAAAKREAEVRAAAKAAAEKALREREAKIDPADKETNDQINPNGTSADADEWWNDAGFYADAFNAISVGAGFLAAGCALAAFVFPPAAAAAGFFAAVSMGASGLGTLFTGIEYGFTSSEFIDSAIGTGLSLVTFGQSKWIGAADKGLGGKLIKPVVGKIADVGEDVVSGATKVLSTIF, encoded by the coding sequence ATGCAGACCACTTTCTGGAGCCGGCGCCGCGTGCTTGGTGCGCTCGCCGCCACCACCGCCGTAGCCTCTACGCCCTCGGTGCTCCTCGCCCCGGTCGCCGCCGCCGTGGAGGGCACTGCGCCGGATCCCGTCCCACTGCCGGACACCGAACGGGCCAAGGTGGTCAAGGCCTGGATATCGGGCGGAAGGGGCGTCAAGTCCGCAGCCGCCCACGCGCTGTTCGGCTCCGACAGCGAGATCCAGACCTTCCTGGCCGAAACGCTGCCGAACCAGACCGTGCAGGACAACCGCGTCGCCCTCGTCAGCAGCCTGGACCGCGCGGGCAAGGGCCTGCGCCGTGAGGCCGTCGCCGCCCTCGACAACGGTGACGCCGCCATCGCCGACTTCCTGAGGGGCGGCTTCAAACCCGCCATCCTCGAGGACCTCCAGGTGGCCACCACCATCGTGTCGGGCACCGGCGACAGAGCGGTCCGGCGAGCCGCCACCGCCGCCCTGACCGCCGGCACCGAGCAGTCTCTGATCGCGTTCCTCACCGACACCCAGTACGACGCACGCCTGGAGGACACCCGCGTCCAGGTCGCCACCATGCTGACGCAGGCCGGCCCGGAGGTGCAGAAGTACGCCGACCGCGCCCTCAGCGGCAGCGCGTCCGACGTGGAGTGGTTCGTCGAGACCGGGCAGCACATCGCCCGTGCCCGGGACCAGGAGTCGGCGACGATCGAGGAACTCGTCGCCGTTGTCCAGCGGGAGGGCAAGCGCGCAGAGCGCGAGACGAACCTGGCCGTCGAGGCCTCCGCACGCGCCCAGACCGCCGCCGACAAGGCGAAGGAGGCAGCGGAGAAGGCCGCCGCCGAGGCAGCGGCCGCCCAGCAGGATGTGCAGAAGTCCGGGGCGGCGGCCCGCAAGGCGGCAGGCGCCGCGAAGGGCGCGGCGGATGCCGCTCGTAACGCCATCAACGCCTCGAACGCCGCTGTGTCGGCGTCCCGTCGCGCCTCCTGGGCCGCCACCGGCGCCGCCCAGGCCGCCGCGAACGCCGGCAGCGCCGCGGCCCGCGCCTTCCACGCCGCGATCGGTGCCTCCAAGGATGCCGGCAAGGCCGAGGCCGCCAAGAACGCGGCGGTCGCCGCCCGCAACGCCGCGGCCAAGGCGCGTACCGCGGCCAAGGCGGCCGACCAGGCCGCCGTCGCCGGAACCAAGGCCGCCGCCGCCGGTTCCGCCGCTGCCTCCGCCGCACGCAACGCGGCCGCCGCCGCGAACGCCGCCGCCCAGGCCGGTGCCGCCGCCGGTGCCGCACAGTCGGAGGCCGCGGAGGCCAAGCGCCAGGCCGCGATCGCGTCCAGCGCCGCGAACCGGGCCACCAGCGCCGCCTCCGCCGCACATACCCTCGCCACCACCGCGGCCGCGGCCGCCCGCACCGCCCGGGACGCCGCCAACGCCGCTGCGGACCACGCCGACAAGGCGGCGGCCGCCGCCGAGGAGGCCGTGAAGTACGCGGGTCAGGCCGTCGACTACGCCAACAGGTCCACCGCCCATGCGGCGGCGGCCATGCTGGCCGCCAACACGGCCACCAAGGCCGTCTCGGACGCCCTCCTGGTGGAGCAGAACGCGCGGAAGGCCGAGGCGGAAACCCTTGAGCAGGACAAACTGCAGGCCATCGACGAGGTCAGGCTGCTCGCTGAGATCGAAACGAAGGAGATGACTGCCTATCAGAACAAGATCGCCCAGGCGCAGCAGACCGATCAGGCGACCAAAGACCTGATCACCAAGGCCGAGCAGGCGCTAGCGGCGAACGACATGGGGCTCGCGGCGGTCCAAGGGCGCAAAGCAGCCGTCGCCCTGCTCAACTCCAGGGGTGCCTGGACCAGGCAGGCGGCCCAGTTCGCTCTCTCCGGCACGGACGACGACTTGTACGCCTGGATCGACCTCGACCGGCACCTCGCCCAGGTTCAAGACGACCGGGAGACCACGCTCCACGTGGCCACGATCGCCGGCCCCAAGATCGCCAAGGCGGCCCAGGCCGCCCTGGAGAGCCCCGATTCCAAGGCGGTCGGCGACTTCCTCACCGGCGGCATGAAGAGGGCCTCCGACGAGGACAACCGGGTGGCGATCATTCGGATCCTGGACTCGAACCCCGACGGCAAGGCCGTCACCGAGGCGGCGAACAAGGCACTCGACCTCAACACCACCGAATCGCTGCAGAACTTTTTCGACCACGACTACCCCGAGGCGATACGGGAGGACGACGCGGTCCGCACCGTCACGCTGATGAAGACCGGGGGCGCCTTCACCAAGGCGTACGCCGAGGTGGCCATGGAGGGGCCCACCTGGATGCGCCGCAACTTCGTCTCCCTTGTGCAGTACCGGACGGCCCAGCTCGACCACGACACCGCCACCCATGTCGCCGCGATCCGGGGCGCCATCGCTGCTGCGGCGAAGGTCGCCGAGAAGGCGCAGGAGAACGCCGCCTTGGCGTCCAAGGCCGCCGCCGACGCCCGGAGTGCCGCCGCCGAAGCCAGGGAGTGGGCGGCCAAGGCACTTGACTCCGCGGCCAAGGCCGAGGACTACGCCGCCGAGGCCAGGCGGAACGCGGACGCGGCCGACAAGTCCGCGGCCGCTGCCAAGGCGTCCGCGGACAAGGCGAGCGCGGCGGCGTCGACCGCCCGTAGCGCCGCCCGCTCCGCGAACTACTCGGCGAACAAGGCGATGGACTCCGCCCGTTCCGCCCTCAAGTCGTCTTACAGCGCCCAGGCTTCGGCCGCCAGCGCCCGCGCCTCCTCGATCGCAGCGGGTAAGGACGCGGCGACGGCGGCGGCCGCGGCTACTGAGGCCAGGCGGATCGCTGCGGCCAAGCGTGAGGCCGAGGTCAGGGCCGCTGCCAAGGCGGCTGCCGAGAAGGCCCTCCGTGAGCGGGAGGCCAAGATCGACCCTGCCGACAAGGAAACCAACGACCAGATCAACCCCAATGGCACCAGCGCGGACGCCGACGAGTGGTGGAACGACGCCGGCTTCTACGCCGACGCATTCAACGCGATCAGTGTCGGCGCCGGATTCCTGGCCGCGGGCTGCGCCCTCGCCGCCTTCGTGTTCCCCCCGGCCGCCGCGGCCGCCGGCTTCTTCGCCGCGGTCTCGATGGGCGCCAGCGGCCTCGGCACCCTCTTCACCGGCATCGAATACGGCTTCACCAGTAGCGAGTTCATCGACTCCGCCATCGGCACCGGTCTGAGCCTGGTCACCTTCGGCCAATCCAAGTGGATCGGTGCCGCGGACAAGGGGCTCGGGGGCAAGCTCATCAAGCCCGTCGTCGGCAAGATCGCCGACGTCGGCGAGGACGTCGTGTCGGGGGCCACCAAGGTCCTGTCGACCATCTTCTGA
- a CDS encoding DNA/RNA non-specific endonuclease yields MSTSPATATPQRSRAAVAVAGTGGCDITNPGNYSYKRFEYCVTGVNVLYILRDSNGKEIGRGTLQVSTSATLPKQGKAWNEQVTVKMTSGSGDVTALNAKFRASCTTGCSTTKTAPWYGGDLTPGQSLTGTVSYFSAPAAGAVAEFTTAYKLYVTSPGATAVDPNASWDNPRKIRCDDAVGGASSAGCVVPSVMAVVPMSAQSSDPGGAVAAYGWAQNNLNGTWGKKGSPLTRSTSGVAGRTAATCGGFTAEPELVDPDTCADFPFGEAKEGGAPGDRCVTVIPNLGNGEWDTYVLNDAHLLDRTAPCVQAHVTPAEKQFADTQLADGFKDQRVIDADQFELTFSLPDTGPQASCLNDDSPINSHPNGDGWFHNATEAVPLVNKSDPAGGSGFRPARAQACVGLNVKEGTDTSNPVTGMKDAVEYAEANNLTYDQSRCHLIPKVLGGKGTSKRTRFNLVPCWQVGMNTGSPSMRTYEKMGEDLVKGNDPNRVLGTNDAIFYQVTPVYQDAKSTIPVGVTMNANIQRANGTTEELFPNVFVTNTFSNTGLYNLGN; encoded by the coding sequence GTGAGCACGAGCCCCGCCACCGCGACACCACAGCGGAGCCGGGCCGCAGTCGCGGTCGCCGGCACCGGCGGCTGCGACATCACCAACCCCGGCAACTACAGCTACAAGCGCTTCGAGTACTGCGTGACCGGGGTGAACGTTCTCTACATCCTGCGCGACAGTAACGGCAAGGAGATCGGACGCGGCACCCTGCAGGTCTCGACCAGCGCGACGCTCCCGAAGCAGGGCAAGGCCTGGAACGAGCAAGTCACCGTCAAGATGACCAGTGGGAGCGGCGACGTCACCGCCCTCAACGCAAAGTTCCGTGCCTCCTGCACGACCGGCTGCTCGACGACGAAGACCGCACCCTGGTACGGCGGAGACCTGACCCCGGGCCAGTCCCTCACCGGCACCGTCTCGTACTTCTCGGCTCCCGCGGCGGGTGCCGTCGCGGAGTTCACCACCGCGTACAAGCTGTACGTGACCTCACCTGGCGCCACAGCCGTCGACCCGAACGCGTCCTGGGACAACCCCCGCAAGATCCGCTGCGACGACGCGGTCGGGGGCGCCTCGTCGGCGGGATGCGTCGTTCCCTCGGTCATGGCCGTCGTGCCGATGAGCGCGCAGAGCTCGGACCCGGGTGGCGCCGTCGCCGCCTACGGCTGGGCGCAGAACAACCTCAACGGCACCTGGGGCAAGAAGGGTAGCCCCCTGACCCGGTCGACGAGCGGTGTGGCCGGTCGTACCGCCGCCACCTGCGGCGGCTTCACGGCCGAGCCGGAGCTCGTCGACCCCGACACCTGCGCCGACTTCCCCTTCGGGGAGGCGAAGGAGGGCGGTGCCCCCGGCGATCGGTGCGTCACGGTGATCCCCAACCTTGGCAACGGCGAATGGGACACCTACGTCCTGAACGACGCCCACCTCCTGGACCGTACCGCCCCCTGCGTCCAGGCCCATGTCACGCCCGCCGAGAAGCAGTTCGCCGACACTCAGCTTGCCGACGGCTTCAAGGATCAGCGCGTGATCGACGCCGACCAGTTCGAGCTGACGTTCTCGTTGCCGGACACCGGCCCGCAGGCCAGCTGCCTGAACGACGACTCGCCGATCAACTCGCATCCCAACGGCGACGGCTGGTTCCACAACGCCACCGAAGCGGTACCTCTCGTCAACAAGAGCGACCCGGCGGGCGGGAGCGGATTCAGGCCGGCCCGGGCGCAGGCATGCGTGGGGCTGAACGTTAAGGAGGGGACCGATACCAGCAATCCCGTCACCGGCATGAAGGACGCGGTGGAGTACGCGGAGGCGAACAACCTCACCTACGACCAGTCCCGGTGTCATCTCATCCCGAAGGTCCTCGGTGGAAAGGGCACGAGCAAGAGAACTCGGTTCAACCTCGTCCCTTGCTGGCAGGTCGGGATGAACACGGGCTCGCCCAGCATGCGAACGTACGAGAAGATGGGGGAGGACCTGGTCAAGGGCAACGATCCGAATCGGGTTCTCGGAACGAACGACGCGATCTTCTACCAGGTGACACCCGTCTACCAGGACGCGAAGAGCACCATCCCGGTGGGCGTCACGATGAACGCCAATATCCAACGGGCGAACGGGACGACCGAGGAACTGTTCCCCAACGTCTTCGTCACCAATACCTTCTCGAACACTGGGTTGTACAACCTCGGTAACTGA
- a CDS encoding pentapeptide repeat-containing protein, with protein MDTGGSAHGRRSAVVSRLRRVSSALPAVAAVLAVLAALAVVVVVLPGLVVERDLGGASISAAERLGAVNNVRTTLVQAVGGAVVLFGAYATWRQLRVNQEGLNATREGHITDRFSRAVDQLGGEKTDVRIGGLYALWRIADHSAHDREAVISIKAAFLRTHLPWPPQGQDSPAAEASINSVPPLETRAPDAQVALTGLGVLCQERRPDWLNVSYTDLRRADCDGLWLHHINFDGACLEAASIYQVNLTKASLIAANMRHVELGTSILHQSRCIEADMRGARMVRADLSDADFSGADLREANLRKARGHGTKFTGADLRLADLRGTDLTGADLTRAKLEGALASDVTIWPTDFDIQAAGVVMVEDPGAEPSILLHAAALARNVPPLRSA; from the coding sequence ATGGATACGGGGGGATCTGCTCATGGCCGCCGCTCGGCGGTGGTCTCTCGGCTGCGTCGGGTCAGTTCCGCTCTTCCTGCGGTGGCGGCGGTGCTGGCGGTGCTCGCCGCGCTGGCCGTAGTGGTAGTGGTGCTCCCGGGGCTGGTGGTCGAGCGCGATCTCGGCGGGGCCAGCATCTCGGCCGCTGAACGGCTCGGAGCTGTGAACAACGTACGCACAACGCTCGTGCAGGCGGTCGGTGGCGCTGTCGTCCTCTTCGGTGCGTACGCAACCTGGCGGCAGTTGAGGGTCAACCAGGAGGGTCTGAACGCTACCCGGGAGGGACACATCACCGACCGCTTCAGCCGGGCGGTCGACCAGCTCGGCGGCGAGAAGACGGACGTGCGGATCGGCGGCCTCTACGCACTGTGGCGGATCGCGGACCATTCGGCTCACGACCGGGAGGCGGTCATCTCGATCAAGGCCGCGTTCCTCCGGACTCACCTGCCATGGCCTCCGCAGGGACAGGACTCCCCGGCGGCGGAAGCCTCCATCAACTCCGTGCCTCCGCTGGAAACCCGTGCCCCGGATGCCCAGGTGGCGCTCACCGGCCTCGGAGTCCTGTGCCAGGAACGCCGGCCCGACTGGCTCAATGTCAGCTACACCGACCTGCGTCGGGCCGACTGCGACGGACTGTGGCTGCACCACATCAACTTCGACGGCGCCTGCCTGGAAGCGGCGAGTATCTACCAGGTCAACCTGACCAAGGCATCGCTGATCGCGGCCAACATGCGGCACGTGGAGCTCGGGACGTCGATTCTCCACCAGAGCCGCTGCATCGAAGCTGACATGCGCGGCGCTCGCATGGTCAGGGCCGACCTCAGCGACGCTGACTTCTCCGGAGCCGACCTGCGGGAGGCGAATCTGCGCAAGGCGCGGGGTCATGGCACCAAGTTCACCGGCGCGGATCTGAGACTGGCTGACCTCCGAGGAACCGACCTCACCGGTGCCGACCTGACACGAGCGAAGCTGGAGGGCGCACTGGCGAGCGACGTCACCATCTGGCCGACGGACTTCGACATTCAGGCGGCTGGCGTCGTCATGGTCGAGGATCCCGGCGCCGAGCCGAGCATTCTTCTGCATGCCGCCGCGCTCGCGAGGAACGTCCCGCCACTGCGTTCGGCTTAA
- a CDS encoding polyprenol monophosphomannose synthase has product MSEGGQRATGPLGTVLVIIPTYNEAENIASITSRVRSSVPNAHVLVVDDNSPDGTGKIADELAAEDSHIHVLHRKGKEGLGAAYLAGFAWGIENNYGVLVEMDADGSHRPEELPRLLTALPGADLVLGSRWVPGGSVVNWPKSRVFLSRGGSLYSRLMLGVPIRDVTGGFRAFRKETLEGLGITEVASQGYCFQVDLAWRTVKSGFRVVEVPITFVERERGDSKMSRAIVAEALWRVTAWGLGHRAKALLRRG; this is encoded by the coding sequence GTGAGTGAAGGCGGTCAGCGGGCCACAGGCCCGCTCGGCACGGTGTTGGTGATCATTCCGACCTACAACGAGGCCGAGAACATCGCATCGATTACGTCTCGGGTCCGTAGTTCCGTCCCCAATGCGCACGTTCTCGTAGTCGACGACAACAGTCCGGACGGCACCGGCAAGATCGCGGACGAGCTCGCAGCCGAGGACAGCCATATTCACGTTCTCCACCGGAAGGGCAAAGAAGGCCTCGGCGCGGCGTATCTGGCTGGGTTCGCCTGGGGCATCGAGAACAATTACGGCGTCCTGGTCGAGATGGATGCCGATGGCTCTCACCGTCCCGAGGAACTGCCCCGCCTGCTTACGGCGCTGCCCGGTGCGGATCTGGTGCTCGGGTCCCGTTGGGTTCCCGGCGGGAGCGTAGTGAACTGGCCCAAGTCCCGGGTGTTCCTGTCGCGAGGCGGCAGCCTCTACTCCCGCCTGATGCTGGGAGTACCCATCCGCGATGTGACCGGCGGCTTCCGAGCGTTCCGCAAGGAGACCCTGGAAGGACTGGGTATCACCGAGGTCGCCTCCCAGGGGTACTGCTTCCAGGTTGATCTGGCCTGGCGGACCGTGAAGTCCGGTTTCCGTGTCGTCGAGGTGCCGATCACCTTCGTCGAGCGGGAGCGGGGCGACAGCAAGATGAGCCGCGCGATCGTGGCTGAGGCGCTGTGGCGGGTGACTGCCTGGGGCCTTGGCCACAGGGCCAAGGCGCTGCTGCGACGCGGCTGA
- a CDS encoding MarR family winged helix-turn-helix transcriptional regulator, with protein MTKETQQADAVDEILAQWHRERPDLDLAAIGIFGRLGRLSLLLGPALEEVAARRGLRPGEFDVLATLRRSGSPYTLTPSVLAQTLMLSRAGMTNRLDRLEAAGLVERTLDPADRRSFRISLTDRGHELVDAAVTDHVANETRLLSALTPEERAALDRALRGLLRAIG; from the coding sequence GTGACCAAGGAGACGCAGCAGGCCGACGCGGTGGACGAGATCCTCGCCCAGTGGCACAGGGAACGCCCCGACCTGGATCTGGCGGCCATAGGCATCTTCGGCAGGCTGGGGCGACTCTCCCTCCTACTCGGGCCGGCCCTCGAAGAGGTGGCTGCCCGGCGCGGCCTGCGACCCGGCGAGTTCGACGTACTGGCCACCCTGCGCCGCTCCGGGTCCCCGTACACGCTCACCCCATCGGTACTCGCCCAGACGTTGATGCTCTCCCGCGCCGGGATGACCAACCGTCTGGACCGCCTGGAGGCCGCCGGTCTGGTGGAACGCACCCTCGACCCCGCCGACCGCCGCAGCTTCCGGATCTCCCTCACCGACCGTGGCCATGAACTCGTCGACGCCGCAGTCACCGACCACGTCGCGAACGAGACTCGACTCCTTTCCGCCCTCACTCCCGAGGAGCGCGCGGCGCTCGATCGGGCCCTGCGTGGCCTCCTGCGCGCCATCGGGTAA
- a CDS encoding MFS transporter, producing MDHSDKASAPTAPFARTLWTLAPAAVILACQAYLSIPLMPYLADAWHVTQEASAWATSAFAIAFACGSLLAAPLTKWLGRRATVAWSFAVLAAFTAIMPLTGDLLSGSVVRALQGLAAGVVPPVVYVYFGERLPGERLAVGITIFSSCLSGCLVIGQMAGQLLAAAAGWDSVFWISAPLLAVAAVLIYKVMLPDALPPASHGTGQSTAAAPHLGRLLPLFLSALVVLGGITAAYTAVQLYGPEQLVGDANAILALRASALPALIASVLLAPALSRIGAGRRAAGALALAALGMAAAGLAHDSVIGLGAALFVTMLAATTAGPALIQAVGTAAGASRATVLAVYGFLLNLGAGLGAQVPQLFGRFVGVALCVAVGFGVAALLVGFLAPSSAGAGRSRTARQSVPAEQAHTTTRA from the coding sequence ATGGATCATTCCGACAAGGCGAGTGCCCCGACGGCGCCGTTCGCCAGAACCCTGTGGACGCTGGCCCCGGCCGCCGTCATCCTGGCCTGCCAGGCATATCTGTCGATCCCGCTCATGCCCTACCTGGCCGACGCGTGGCATGTGACGCAGGAGGCGTCAGCCTGGGCCACCTCCGCCTTCGCCATTGCCTTCGCCTGCGGTTCGCTGCTCGCTGCGCCGCTGACCAAGTGGCTCGGGCGGCGCGCCACGGTCGCTTGGTCTTTTGCTGTACTCGCGGCCTTCACCGCGATCATGCCGCTGACCGGTGATCTGCTGAGCGGGTCTGTGGTGCGTGCCCTTCAGGGCCTGGCGGCTGGAGTCGTCCCGCCTGTGGTGTACGTGTACTTCGGTGAGCGGCTTCCGGGTGAGCGCCTCGCCGTCGGCATCACGATCTTCTCGAGCTGTCTGAGCGGTTGCCTCGTCATCGGGCAGATGGCGGGTCAGCTGCTGGCCGCGGCGGCTGGTTGGGACTCGGTGTTCTGGATCTCCGCGCCGCTGCTCGCGGTGGCCGCGGTGCTGATCTACAAGGTGATGCTGCCGGACGCGCTGCCCCCCGCATCGCACGGGACAGGCCAGTCCACTGCCGCCGCCCCGCATCTGGGTCGGCTGCTGCCGCTGTTCCTCAGCGCGCTGGTGGTGCTCGGGGGGATTACTGCCGCGTACACCGCGGTCCAGTTGTACGGGCCCGAGCAGTTGGTCGGCGATGCCAACGCCATCCTCGCCCTGCGGGCCAGCGCGCTGCCCGCGCTGATCGCCTCTGTTCTGCTCGCCCCCGCCCTGTCCCGCATCGGCGCGGGCCGGCGTGCTGCGGGCGCGCTGGCGCTGGCCGCCCTCGGGATGGCCGCCGCAGGTCTCGCGCACGACAGCGTCATCGGACTGGGCGCGGCGCTGTTCGTGACCATGCTCGCGGCCACCACCGCGGGGCCCGCCCTGATTCAGGCGGTGGGGACGGCGGCAGGTGCCTCCCGGGCTACCGTGCTGGCCGTCTACGGCTTCCTGCTCAACCTCGGCGCCGGGCTCGGTGCCCAGGTGCCCCAGCTCTTCGGCCGGTTCGTGGGCGTCGCGCTGTGCGTCGCGGTGGGCTTCGGCGTCGCCGCGCTCCTCGTCGGCTTCCTTGCCCCGTCCAGCGCGGGCGCCGGGCGATCGCGCACGGCCCGGCAGAGCGTCCCAGCCGAGCAGGCGCACACCACGACCCGCGCCTGA